Proteins from a genomic interval of Lysobacter arenosi:
- the recO gene encoding DNA repair protein RecO: MRLSNEPAFVLHARPWRETSLLVEVLSANHGRLGLVARGVQGPKRQVLRAALQPLQSIRFDAVQVGELARLVSAEATDVAPRLGGEAMLAGFYLNELTLRLAPRQDPAPDLYDAYALARARIGAGDALGWTLRRYERDLLDALGFGFDWHHDGDGAPIDPAARYRLDPEFGPRRLLSDRGHGDRSTAATGRALLALADDSAPDPEDQQGLRRAMRGVLSHYLGSRGLKSWEMLAELGRVTARRETPDPAGSS; the protein is encoded by the coding sequence GTGCGCCTGAGTAACGAACCGGCATTCGTCCTGCACGCGCGACCGTGGCGCGAAACGAGCTTGCTGGTCGAAGTGCTCAGCGCCAACCACGGACGCCTGGGCCTGGTCGCGCGTGGCGTGCAGGGCCCCAAGCGGCAGGTGCTGCGCGCGGCGTTGCAGCCGCTGCAGTCGATCCGTTTCGACGCGGTGCAGGTGGGCGAACTGGCGCGCCTGGTTTCGGCCGAGGCCACTGACGTCGCGCCGCGACTGGGCGGTGAAGCGATGCTCGCCGGCTTCTATCTCAACGAACTGACGTTGCGCCTGGCGCCGCGCCAGGATCCGGCGCCGGATCTCTACGACGCCTACGCCCTGGCTCGCGCGCGCATCGGCGCCGGCGACGCGCTGGGCTGGACATTGCGTCGTTACGAACGCGATCTGCTCGACGCCCTCGGTTTCGGCTTCGACTGGCACCACGACGGCGACGGCGCGCCGATCGACCCCGCCGCGCGTTACCGGCTGGATCCGGAGTTCGGACCGCGCCGGCTGCTGAGCGACCGCGGCCATGGCGATCGCAGCACGGCCGCCACCGGCCGCGCGCTGCTCGCGTTGGCCGACGACAGCGCGCCTGATCCGGAAGACCAGCAGGGCCTGCGACGGGCGATGCGAGGCGTGCTATCCCACTACCTGGGATCGCGCGGACTGAAGTCCTGGGAAATGCTGGCCGAACTCGGGCGCGTCACTGCCAGGCGCGAAACACCGGATCCGGCAGGCTCCTCGTAG
- a CDS encoding response regulator, producing the protein MTPHQQPPRTAPPHAAPPRVLLVEDDPISRSFLAAALAAVPAEVDAADSVAAAVALASSQDYALWMIDARLPDGSGSELLARLREKHPHTPALAHTAAHESTILDALLAAGFGEALVKPMPAATVQAAVRRLLGLSGGPARIDAVADDGPLPLWDYEAAARALNGNRTHVDTLRGLFAQELPKSLQAITDASARGDSDAMRADLHRLRASCGFVGALRLGSAVEALHREPASAGLREAFVQAARETMDSL; encoded by the coding sequence ATGACGCCGCACCAGCAACCCCCTCGGACCGCACCACCGCACGCCGCCCCTCCGCGCGTATTGCTGGTCGAGGACGATCCGATCAGCCGCAGCTTCCTCGCTGCCGCCTTGGCCGCCGTCCCCGCCGAGGTTGATGCCGCCGACAGCGTGGCCGCCGCGGTGGCGCTGGCATCCTCGCAGGATTACGCGCTGTGGATGATCGATGCCCGCCTGCCCGACGGCAGTGGCAGCGAACTGCTGGCACGGCTGCGCGAAAAGCATCCGCATACGCCGGCACTGGCGCATACCGCCGCTCACGAGTCGACCATTCTCGATGCGCTGCTCGCGGCGGGATTCGGCGAAGCGCTGGTCAAGCCGATGCCGGCGGCAACGGTGCAGGCGGCCGTGCGCCGGTTGCTGGGCTTGTCCGGCGGACCGGCACGCATTGACGCGGTGGCCGACGACGGCCCGTTGCCGCTGTGGGATTACGAAGCGGCGGCGCGCGCGCTCAACGGCAACCGCACCCACGTCGACACGCTGCGCGGGTTGTTCGCGCAGGAGCTGCCCAAGTCACTGCAGGCCATCACAGATGCCAGCGCGCGCGGCGACAGCGATGCCATGCGCGCCGACCTGCATCGGCTGCGTGCCAGCTGCGGATTCGTCGGCGCATTGCGCCTGGGCTCGGCGGTGGAGGCACTGCATCGCGAACCGGCGTCGGCGGGATTGCGCGAAGCCTTCGTCCAGGCGGCGCGCGAAACCATGGACTCGCTGTAG
- a CDS encoding DUF1318 domain-containing protein, whose amino-acid sequence MRRWMGVPVAAVMLTACVTINVYFPAAEAKEAAKEFVEKVIGDEAQQSQPKPQDKPGGQSASLNPQRSDSLALRIDWLSLVGIGTAQAQDQPDINIKTPAIQAIQSRMASRFDSQLRAHFDSGALGFANDGTISVRDASKIPLPERVGVNQAVAEQGRDAKAVYREIAVANNHPEWEQQIRAVFARQWIDSARGGWWVQDAGGGWKQK is encoded by the coding sequence ATGCGCCGTTGGATGGGGGTACCGGTCGCCGCCGTGATGCTGACTGCCTGCGTCACGATCAACGTCTACTTCCCGGCTGCCGAAGCCAAGGAAGCGGCCAAGGAATTCGTCGAGAAGGTCATCGGCGACGAAGCCCAGCAGTCCCAGCCCAAGCCGCAGGACAAGCCCGGCGGGCAGAGTGCATCGCTGAATCCGCAACGGTCCGATTCGCTGGCGCTGCGCATCGACTGGCTGTCGCTGGTCGGCATCGGCACGGCACAGGCGCAGGACCAGCCGGACATCAACATCAAGACGCCGGCGATCCAGGCGATCCAGTCGCGCATGGCCTCGCGCTTCGACAGCCAGCTGCGTGCGCATTTCGATTCCGGCGCGCTCGGCTTCGCCAACGACGGCACGATCAGCGTCCGCGACGCGTCCAAGATCCCGCTGCCCGAGCGCGTGGGCGTCAACCAGGCGGTCGCCGAGCAGGGCCGTGACGCCAAGGCCGTCTACCGCGAGATCGCGGTGGCCAACAACCATCCCGAATGGGAGCAGCAGATCCGCGCCGTGTTCGCGCGCCAGTGGATCGACAGCGCCCGCGGCGGCTGGTGGGTGCAGGACGCCGGTGGCGGCTGGAAGCAGAAGTAA
- the rlmD gene encoding 23S rRNA (uracil(1939)-C(5))-methyltransferase RlmD — protein sequence MARIDQTPFEVQITGLTHDGRGVARRPDGKAVFVAGALPGERVMASQTGRHRSFDEARTVDVLEAAPERVDPRCPHFGTCSGCALQHYAEDKQILAKQNVLMENFERIGHVTPERILAPLTDASWGYRRKGRFSVRRVEKKDKTLVGFRETDPRFVADLRECHTVIPQIGESIGALAALVDGLQARREIPQIEFIAGDPTPDFSGIALTIRHLVPLTDADKDALVAFGKAHGFAIFLQPAGVDSVHPLWPAEPRLAFSLEQWNLEFLFRPLDFIQVNAGLNGKMIQHAIDLLQPQPGDRVLDLFAGLGNFTLPLARQVREVVGVEGEAGLVRRARENAAHNGIANADFHAADLAKDLSGESWMKQGFDKLLLDPPRSGADVVLAQLPLKQFGRIVYVSCHPASLARDAGYLVNERGWKLRAAGVMDMFPHTAHVESIAMFEPG from the coding sequence GTGGCCCGCATAGATCAGACCCCCTTCGAAGTACAAATCACCGGACTCACCCACGACGGCCGCGGCGTAGCCCGCCGGCCCGATGGCAAGGCCGTGTTCGTCGCCGGTGCATTGCCGGGCGAGCGCGTCATGGCCTCGCAGACCGGCCGCCACCGCAGTTTCGATGAAGCCCGCACGGTCGACGTGCTGGAGGCGGCGCCCGAGCGCGTCGATCCGCGCTGCCCGCACTTCGGCACCTGCAGCGGCTGCGCCCTGCAGCACTATGCCGAGGACAAGCAGATCCTCGCCAAGCAGAACGTGCTGATGGAGAACTTCGAGCGCATCGGCCATGTCACGCCCGAGCGCATCCTCGCGCCCTTGACCGATGCGTCCTGGGGCTACCGCCGCAAGGGCCGGTTCTCGGTGCGCCGCGTCGAGAAGAAGGACAAGACCCTGGTCGGGTTCCGCGAAACCGATCCGCGTTTCGTCGCCGACCTGCGCGAATGCCACACGGTGATCCCGCAGATCGGCGAAAGCATCGGCGCGCTCGCCGCGCTGGTCGACGGCTTGCAGGCACGACGCGAAATTCCGCAGATCGAGTTCATCGCCGGCGACCCGACGCCGGACTTCAGCGGCATCGCGTTGACGATCCGCCACCTGGTGCCCCTGACCGATGCCGACAAGGACGCCCTCGTCGCCTTCGGCAAGGCGCACGGCTTCGCGATCTTCCTGCAACCGGCCGGCGTCGACAGCGTCCACCCGTTGTGGCCGGCCGAACCCAGGCTCGCCTTCAGCCTGGAACAGTGGAACCTGGAGTTCCTGTTCCGTCCGCTCGACTTCATCCAGGTCAACGCCGGCCTCAACGGCAAGATGATCCAGCATGCGATCGACCTGCTGCAGCCGCAGCCGGGTGACCGCGTGCTCGACCTGTTCGCCGGCCTGGGCAACTTCACGCTGCCGCTGGCGCGCCAGGTGCGCGAAGTGGTCGGCGTGGAAGGCGAGGCGGGGCTGGTGCGCCGCGCGCGCGAGAATGCCGCGCACAACGGCATCGCCAACGCCGACTTCCATGCCGCCGACCTGGCCAAGGACCTCAGTGGCGAGTCGTGGATGAAGCAGGGCTTCGACAAGCTGCTGCTCGACCCGCCGCGTTCAGGCGCGGACGTGGTGCTGGCGCAGCTTCCGCTGAAACAGTTCGGGCGCATCGTCTACGTCAGCTGCCATCCGGCCTCACTGGCGCGCGATGCCGGGTACCTGGTCAATGAGCGCGGCTGGAAACTGCGTGCCGCGGGCGTGATGGACATGTTCCCGCACACCGCGCACGTGGAATCGATCGCGATGTTCGAACCGGGCTGA
- a CDS encoding CYTH domain-containing protein: MGIEIERKFLVTGDGWRAAAREVVPMAQGYINDQAAMDSGAMRASVRVRIAGDEAFLNLKSRELGHTRQEFDYPIPVDDARGLLALCVGGLVDKRRHYVEHEGHLWEVDEFLGDNAGLVVAEIELSSADEAFARPAWIGAEVTEAVRYYNLALATRPYSQWSESERSGAVASTH; encoded by the coding sequence ATGGGTATCGAAATCGAACGCAAGTTCCTGGTCACCGGTGACGGCTGGCGCGCGGCCGCGCGCGAAGTCGTGCCGATGGCGCAGGGGTACATCAATGACCAGGCCGCCATGGACAGCGGTGCGATGAGGGCCTCGGTGCGCGTGCGCATCGCCGGTGACGAGGCCTTCCTCAACCTCAAGTCGCGCGAACTCGGCCACACCCGCCAGGAGTTCGACTACCCGATTCCGGTCGACGATGCGCGCGGCCTGCTGGCGCTGTGCGTCGGTGGCCTGGTCGACAAGCGCCGCCATTACGTCGAGCACGAAGGCCACCTGTGGGAGGTCGACGAGTTCCTCGGTGACAACGCCGGACTGGTGGTGGCAGAGATCGAGCTTTCATCGGCGGACGAGGCGTTCGCCCGGCCGGCGTGGATCGGCGCGGAAGTCACCGAAGCGGTGCGCTATTACAACCTCGCCCTCGCCACGCGGCCTTATTCGCAGTGGAGCGAGAGCGAGCGTTCCGGCGCGGTTGCATCGACCCACTGA
- a CDS encoding DsbA family oxidoreductase, with product MRIDIWSDVVCPWCWIGKQRLRTALAQLGEAGQNADIHWHAFQLDPESDETPVPLREAYERKFGGAQRTEQILAQTQAAGRAEGLPFDFGRGQVRVNTLKAHRLVWLAGQEGDADKVGEALFHAHFAEGRNLADTQTLVDAGAAGGLSEQRVRAMLDSDEGLAEVRAQLGQARALGIQAVPTFVLDGRLAVQGAQTPDVFRDAFAKIGIAPAVAAADASKDAAGKDDAACGPDGCAV from the coding sequence CTGCGCATCGATATCTGGTCCGACGTGGTCTGCCCCTGGTGCTGGATCGGCAAGCAACGCCTGCGCACGGCGCTGGCGCAACTGGGCGAAGCCGGGCAGAACGCCGATATCCACTGGCACGCATTCCAGCTCGACCCCGAGTCCGACGAGACCCCGGTCCCGCTGCGAGAGGCATACGAACGCAAGTTCGGCGGCGCCCAGCGCACCGAACAGATCCTCGCGCAGACCCAGGCGGCCGGTCGCGCCGAAGGCCTGCCGTTCGATTTCGGCCGCGGCCAGGTGCGGGTCAACACGCTCAAGGCGCACCGGCTGGTCTGGCTGGCCGGGCAGGAAGGCGACGCCGACAAGGTCGGCGAGGCGCTGTTCCATGCCCATTTCGCCGAAGGCCGCAATCTGGCCGACACGCAGACGCTGGTCGATGCCGGCGCAGCGGGTGGCCTGTCGGAGCAGCGCGTACGCGCGATGCTCGATTCCGACGAGGGCCTGGCCGAAGTGCGTGCACAGCTGGGCCAGGCGCGTGCGCTCGGCATCCAGGCCGTGCCGACGTTCGTCCTCGATGGCCGCCTGGCGGTGCAGGGCGCGCAGACACCGGACGTATTCCGCGATGCCTTCGCCAAGATCGGCATCGCGCCGGCCGTGGCCGCGGCCGACGCGAGCAAGGATGCCGCGGGCAAGGATGACGCCGCCTGCGGACCGGATGGCTGCGCCGTCTGA
- the nagZ gene encoding beta-N-acetylhexosaminidase, with protein sequence MLVIGVAGTELTAQERDWLQHDACAGVILFTRNFASRDQVAELSAAIRAAARRPQLVCVDQEGGRVQRFREGYSALPPLQGFGKLYADDREAALKLAEEHAWLMATEVQASGVDLSFAPVVDLGRGNLAIGNRAFSEDPAVVAEFTRAYVRGMHAAGMAATLKHFPGHGSVQADTHFDDAVDPRPLDELRATDLVPFVAGIDAKADAVMMAHVKYPAVAPEPAGYSKLWINDVLRSEMGFRGVVFSDDIGMKAAFSVGGVKARIDAHYDAGCDVVLVCHPQLVEESLEAVKGRTLNTMALTGLIGRGAMGWDGLLADSRYGSARSRLEGLA encoded by the coding sequence ATGCTCGTGATCGGCGTCGCCGGCACCGAACTTACCGCGCAGGAGCGCGACTGGCTGCAGCACGACGCTTGCGCCGGCGTGATCCTGTTTACCCGCAACTTCGCTTCGCGTGACCAGGTCGCCGAGCTGTCGGCGGCGATCCGCGCCGCAGCCAGGCGCCCGCAGTTGGTCTGCGTCGACCAGGAAGGCGGCCGCGTGCAGCGCTTCCGCGAAGGCTACAGCGCGCTGCCACCGTTGCAGGGCTTCGGCAAGCTGTATGCCGACGACCGTGAGGCAGCGCTGAAGCTCGCCGAAGAGCACGCCTGGTTGATGGCGACCGAAGTGCAGGCCAGCGGTGTCGATCTGAGCTTCGCGCCGGTGGTCGACCTCGGCCGCGGCAACCTGGCGATCGGCAATCGCGCGTTCTCCGAGGATCCGGCCGTGGTCGCCGAGTTCACCCGCGCCTACGTGCGCGGCATGCACGCTGCCGGCATGGCCGCCACGCTCAAGCATTTCCCGGGACACGGCTCGGTGCAGGCCGATACCCATTTCGACGATGCGGTCGATCCGCGTCCGCTCGACGAACTGCGTGCCACCGACCTGGTTCCGTTCGTCGCCGGCATCGATGCCAAGGCCGATGCGGTGATGATGGCGCACGTGAAGTATCCGGCTGTTGCGCCCGAGCCGGCGGGCTATTCGAAGTTGTGGATCAATGACGTGCTGCGCAGCGAGATGGGCTTTCGCGGCGTCGTCTTCAGCGACGACATCGGCATGAAGGCGGCGTTCTCGGTGGGCGGCGTCAAGGCACGCATCGACGCCCATTACGATGCCGGTTGCGACGTGGTGCTGGTGTGCCACCCGCAACTGGTCGAGGAATCGCTGGAAGCGGTGAAGGGGCGCACGCTCAACACGATGGCGCTGACTGGCCTGATTGGTCGCGGCGCGATGGGCTGGGACGGCCTGTTGGCCGACAGCCGCTACGGTTCCGCGCGCAGCCGCCTGGAGGGCCTGGCCTGA
- a CDS encoding hypoxanthine-guanine phosphoribosyltransferase, whose protein sequence is MSTTAAKSNDLAAALANSDLLIDRATLEQAIRDMAAPIRADYGDDDVPVYLTIMHGGLPFAAQLAMEVGALGLDLEFDYLHATRYRGATSGGELTWKHRPATPLQGRRVLLADDILDEGHTLAAIRAWCLEQGASDVRIAALAVKVHDRCVPGLHADYVGVEVPDRYVFGYGMDYHEQGRNLPAIYALKE, encoded by the coding sequence ATGAGCACGACCGCTGCCAAGAGCAACGACCTGGCCGCCGCACTGGCCAATTCCGACCTGCTGATCGACCGGGCCACGCTCGAACAGGCGATCCGGGACATGGCCGCACCGATCCGCGCCGACTACGGCGACGACGATGTGCCGGTGTACCTGACGATCATGCACGGCGGCCTGCCGTTCGCCGCGCAACTGGCGATGGAAGTCGGCGCGCTCGGGCTCGACCTGGAGTTCGACTACCTGCACGCCACGCGTTATCGCGGCGCCACCTCCGGCGGCGAGCTGACCTGGAAGCATCGTCCGGCGACGCCGTTGCAGGGCCGCCGCGTGCTGCTGGCCGACGACATCCTCGATGAGGGCCACACCCTGGCCGCGATCCGCGCCTGGTGCCTGGAGCAGGGTGCCAGCGACGTGCGCATCGCCGCGCTGGCGGTGAAGGTGCACGACCGCTGCGTGCCGGGCCTGCATGCCGACTATGTCGGCGTCGAAGTGCCGGACCGTTACGTGTTCGGCTACGGCATGGACTACCACGAGCAGGGCCGCAACCTGCCGGCGATCTACGCATTGAAGGAATGA
- a CDS encoding S-methyl-5'-thioinosine phosphorylase, whose amino-acid sequence MSGIALAVIGGTGLYKLAALRDVETLQPTTRFGAPSGPIRLGTLDGHRVAFLARHGEGHSLPPHKINYRANLAALQSLGAQRVLALNTVGGIGERFGPCVLACPDQLIDYTWGRVSTICEDEGSEVLHVDFGEPYTRALRQDVIAAAAKAGVDLVAEGCYGATQGPRLETRAEIARMRRDGCDLVGMTGMPEAGLARELGLDYACLAIVANWAAGAGPDPDEVITLQDVLDNVAVASAGLPALLAALLDRSGRG is encoded by the coding sequence ATGAGTGGGATCGCTTTGGCCGTCATCGGCGGCACCGGTCTGTACAAGCTGGCCGCGTTGCGCGACGTGGAAACGCTGCAGCCGACGACGCGCTTCGGTGCGCCGTCCGGGCCGATCCGGCTCGGCACGCTCGACGGTCATCGCGTGGCCTTCCTCGCCCGCCATGGCGAAGGCCATTCGCTGCCGCCGCACAAGATCAACTACCGCGCCAATCTTGCCGCGCTGCAGTCGCTCGGCGCGCAGCGGGTGCTCGCGCTGAACACGGTCGGTGGCATCGGCGAGCGTTTCGGGCCGTGCGTGCTGGCGTGCCCCGATCAGCTGATCGATTACACCTGGGGTCGGGTGTCAACGATTTGTGAAGACGAGGGGTCCGAGGTCCTGCATGTCGACTTCGGCGAGCCGTATACGCGCGCGCTGCGGCAGGACGTGATCGCCGCGGCGGCCAAGGCGGGTGTCGATCTGGTCGCCGAGGGTTGCTACGGGGCGACCCAGGGGCCGCGCCTGGAAACCCGTGCCGAGATCGCGCGGATGCGCCGGGACGGTTGCGATCTGGTCGGCATGACGGGCATGCCCGAAGCCGGGCTGGCGCGCGAATTGGGCCTGGATTACGCCTGTTTGGCCATCGTCGCCAACTGGGCGGCGGGGGCCGGTCCGGACCCGGACGAGGTCATCACCCTGCAGGACGTGCTCGACAATGTGGCCGTCGCCTCGGCCGGTCTGCCGGCGCTGCTGGCGGCCCTGCTCGATCGTTCTGGGCGGGGGTGA
- a CDS encoding HIT family protein yields MTTTDCPFCAIAACQAPASIVFEDELTMAFIGLRQFHAGHTLVIPRRHMNDVRELDPATGAALMATVSLVTRAVGEAFPNKGLSLWHSIGEAAFQEVAHMHIHIHPRMPDDDFLRVYPAAPPTPDRATLDAHADVLRAQLRRIRDGR; encoded by the coding sequence ATGACGACGACCGACTGTCCGTTCTGCGCCATCGCCGCCTGCCAGGCACCGGCCAGCATCGTCTTCGAGGACGAGCTGACGATGGCCTTCATTGGCCTGCGCCAGTTCCATGCCGGCCATACGCTGGTGATTCCGCGCCGGCACATGAACGATGTCCGCGAGCTCGACCCGGCCACTGGCGCGGCGTTGATGGCCACGGTGTCACTGGTGACGCGCGCGGTCGGCGAGGCATTCCCGAACAAGGGCCTGAGCCTGTGGCACTCCATCGGCGAGGCGGCGTTCCAGGAGGTCGCGCACATGCACATCCATATCCATCCGCGCATGCCCGACGACGATTTCCTGCGCGTCTACCCGGCCGCGCCGCCGACGCCCGACCGCGCCACGCTCGATGCCCATGCGGATGTGCTCCGTGCGCAGCTGCGACGCATCCGCGACGGGCGTTGA